In Gammaproteobacteria bacterium, a single genomic region encodes these proteins:
- a CDS encoding endopeptidase La — protein MSDDTSTDLAVPRRLAVLPLRDVVVYPHMVVPLFVGRKPSILALENAMAVGKEILLVAQRKPEVDEPQARDIYRVGTLATVLQMMKMPDNTVKVMVQGVLRARLNSLKSGKFFSAEFETISEEAAGKDKPEELEALRRSLLSQFESYVKLHKNVPPEALAGVSGLDDTGRLSDTIAAHMQLALEKKQVVLETGDPGKRMEYLVGLMGSEIDMLKIERKIRGRVKTQMEKSQREYYLNEQMKAIQKELGELDEAPDEITSLEKGIKEAGMTKEAQEKAMTELGKLKMMAPMSAEATVVRNYLDWLLKVPWKKQRRTNGDLARAERILEEDHYGLEKIKERILEYLAVQKRVRSLKGPILCLVGPPGVGKTSLGRSIARATNRSFVRMSLGGVRDEAEIRGHRRTYIGALPGKIVQNLARSGVRNPLFLFDEVDKMSMDFRGDPSSALLEVLDPEQNSTFNDHYLEVDFDLSRVMFVCTANTLAIPPPLLDRMEVLRIPGYTEDEKLAIARNYLIAKQMKNNGVRKDELRFTVGGLRNIIRHYTREAGVRNLEREIARVCRKVVKRQLLRPSPKEICIGPRQLEPYLGVRKFRYGRAENQNRVGQAQGLAWTEVGGELLRIEASVAPGKGKLTLTGKLGDVMQESIQAAVTVVRARAASLGLDPGFQSELDLHVHVPEGATPKDGPSAGIGMCTALVSALTGIPVRADVAMTGEITLGGEVLPVGGLKEKLLAAHRGGIDRVLIPEECVKDLAEIPANVKRSLDIRSVRWIDEVLKLALENMPEVAASIADDQAAAAASTPAAPPSPDQPRPH, from the coding sequence GAGCGACGACACCAGCACCGACCTGGCCGTGCCGCGCCGACTGGCAGTTCTGCCGCTGCGCGACGTGGTCGTGTACCCGCACATGGTCGTTCCGCTGTTCGTGGGCCGCAAGCCCTCGATCCTGGCGCTGGAAAACGCGATGGCCGTGGGCAAGGAGATCCTGCTGGTCGCGCAGCGGAAGCCGGAAGTGGACGAACCGCAGGCCCGCGACATCTACCGGGTAGGCACGCTTGCGACCGTGCTGCAGATGATGAAGATGCCGGACAACACGGTGAAGGTGATGGTTCAGGGCGTCCTGCGCGCGCGCCTCAATTCGCTCAAGTCAGGCAAATTCTTCAGCGCGGAGTTCGAGACCATCTCGGAAGAGGCCGCAGGGAAGGACAAGCCCGAGGAATTGGAGGCGCTGCGCCGCTCGCTGCTGAGCCAGTTCGAGTCGTACGTGAAGCTGCACAAGAACGTTCCCCCCGAAGCGCTGGCCGGCGTGTCGGGGCTGGACGACACTGGCAGGCTGTCCGACACGATCGCCGCGCACATGCAGCTTGCGCTCGAGAAGAAGCAGGTCGTGCTGGAGACCGGCGATCCGGGCAAGCGAATGGAATACCTCGTGGGCCTCATGGGCAGCGAGATCGACATGCTCAAGATCGAGCGCAAGATTCGCGGCCGCGTGAAGACGCAGATGGAGAAGAGCCAGCGCGAGTACTACCTGAACGAGCAGATGAAGGCCATCCAGAAGGAGCTGGGCGAGCTCGACGAGGCGCCGGACGAGATTACCTCGCTCGAAAAGGGGATCAAGGAAGCCGGCATGACCAAGGAGGCCCAGGAAAAGGCCATGACCGAACTGGGCAAGCTCAAGATGATGGCGCCGATGTCGGCCGAGGCCACCGTGGTGCGCAACTACCTGGACTGGCTGCTGAAGGTGCCCTGGAAGAAGCAGCGCCGGACCAACGGCGACCTGGCCCGGGCCGAACGAATCCTGGAAGAAGACCATTACGGGCTGGAGAAGATCAAGGAGCGCATCCTCGAGTACCTGGCCGTGCAGAAGCGCGTCCGGTCGCTGAAGGGGCCCATCCTGTGCCTGGTCGGTCCTCCCGGCGTCGGCAAGACGTCCCTGGGCCGTTCGATCGCCAGGGCCACCAACCGCTCCTTCGTGCGCATGTCGCTGGGCGGTGTGCGCGACGAGGCGGAGATACGCGGCCACCGTCGCACCTACATCGGTGCGCTGCCGGGCAAGATTGTCCAGAACCTGGCGCGGTCGGGCGTGCGCAACCCGCTGTTCCTGTTCGACGAGGTGGACAAGATGTCGATGGACTTTCGTGGCGACCCGTCCTCGGCGCTGCTGGAGGTGCTGGACCCGGAACAGAATTCCACGTTCAACGACCACTACCTGGAAGTCGATTTCGATCTGTCGCGCGTGATGTTCGTTTGCACGGCCAACACGCTGGCCATACCGCCGCCGCTGCTGGACCGGATGGAAGTCCTGCGGATTCCCGGCTACACCGAGGACGAGAAACTGGCCATCGCGCGCAATTACCTGATCGCCAAGCAGATGAAGAACAATGGCGTGCGAAAGGACGAGCTCCGCTTCACGGTCGGCGGCCTGCGCAACATTATTCGCCACTACACCCGCGAGGCCGGTGTGCGCAACCTGGAGCGCGAGATCGCGCGGGTATGCCGCAAGGTGGTCAAGCGGCAGTTGCTGCGCCCCTCGCCGAAGGAAATATGCATCGGCCCCCGCCAGCTCGAGCCGTACCTCGGGGTGCGCAAGTTCCGCTACGGACGCGCCGAGAACCAGAACCGGGTGGGCCAGGCCCAGGGCCTGGCGTGGACGGAGGTCGGCGGCGAGTTGCTGCGCATCGAAGCCTCGGTCGCGCCGGGCAAGGGCAAGCTGACCCTGACCGGCAAGCTGGGCGACGTCATGCAGGAATCGATCCAGGCCGCGGTGACCGTGGTTCGGGCGCGGGCCGCCTCGCTGGGGCTGGATCCGGGCTTTCAGTCCGAACTGGATCTGCACGTGCATGTCCCGGAAGGCGCCACGCCCAAGGATGGTCCCAGCGCCGGCATCGGCATGTGTACCGCCCTGGTGTCGGCGCTGACCGGCATTCCGGTGCGCGCCGACGTCGCCATGACCGGCGAAATAACGCTCGGCGGCGAGGTATTGCCGGTCGGCGGGCTGAAGGAAAAACTGCTGGCCGCGCACCGGGGCGGCATCGACCGCGTGCTGATTCCGGAGGAGTGCGTGAAGGACTTGGCCGAGATCCCGGCCAACGTCAAGCGCAGCCTCGATATCCGGTCGGTGCGCTGGATTGACGAAGTGCTGAAATTGGCCCTGGAAAACATGCCCGAGGTGGCCGCGTCGATTGCCGATGATCAGGCCGCCGCGGCGGCCTCAACGCCTGCCGCGCCGCCTTCGCCGGATCAACCTCGCCCCCACTGA
- a CDS encoding ester cyclase, translated as MNEYVDKFGGVRDYILGITTEIWEKRGVGPALRKYYADDVVVRAANGILTGNSSIIAATLQTLHEFPDRQLIGEDVIVNGDSAQGYLSSHRLLSVMRHTGDGAYGKATGKLVRSRIIAECWVLNGQVVEEWLARDQGAFARGLGMTAEQLARQQAEQDLRVNGKVSSFTPADDVAGEFVPKIERGDKADVYAAGWSEIWNDKHPAAIASLYSAGAAVEAPGGESVNGHRDLDRFVVGYLASFPDAKFRIEQLMVNDEEGQATRLAMRWSMDATHSGWGRFGMPSGAPVYIMGLTHAQMVDGVVTMEWILVDEVSVWKQIIAHEQNTAP; from the coding sequence GTGAATGAGTATGTCGACAAATTCGGTGGCGTCCGCGACTACATCCTCGGCATCACGACCGAGATCTGGGAGAAGCGCGGCGTCGGTCCGGCGCTGAGAAAGTACTACGCGGACGATGTCGTCGTCAGGGCGGCCAACGGTATCCTGACCGGCAATAGCAGCATAATCGCTGCGACGCTCCAGACCTTGCATGAGTTTCCGGATCGTCAGCTGATCGGCGAGGATGTGATTGTTAACGGAGACAGCGCGCAAGGGTACCTGTCGTCGCATCGCCTGCTGTCAGTCATGCGCCATACCGGAGACGGCGCCTACGGCAAGGCGACCGGCAAGCTTGTTCGATCCCGCATCATCGCCGAGTGCTGGGTCCTCAACGGTCAGGTTGTCGAGGAATGGCTGGCTCGCGACCAGGGCGCGTTTGCGCGGGGGCTAGGCATGACCGCCGAGCAGCTTGCCCGGCAGCAGGCCGAACAGGACCTCAGGGTCAACGGGAAAGTCAGCAGCTTTACTCCCGCCGACGACGTTGCGGGCGAGTTCGTCCCGAAGATTGAGCGAGGCGATAAAGCGGACGTCTATGCCGCCGGCTGGAGCGAGATCTGGAACGACAAGCACCCGGCAGCCATCGCGTCTCTATACAGCGCCGGAGCCGCAGTCGAGGCGCCCGGTGGCGAATCCGTCAATGGTCATCGGGACCTGGACCGCTTCGTAGTCGGCTACCTCGCATCGTTCCCGGACGCGAAGTTTCGAATCGAGCAACTGATGGTCAACGACGAAGAGGGACAAGCGACGCGGCTGGCAATGCGGTGGTCGATGGACGCGACGCACAGTGGCTGGGGGCGCTTCGGGATGCCCTCCGGAGCGCCCGTCTACATCATGGGCCTGACGCACGCACAGATGGTCGACGGCGTCGTGACGATGGAGTGGATTCTCGTCGACGAAGTCTCGGTCTGGAAGCAGATCATCGCGCACGAGCAGAACACGGCACCCTGA
- a CDS encoding ester cyclase, with translation MRSFVQPDVVWDVCFPLNCLNGIDAVMNEFVTPIRRSLDGVRRRDEIFIGSRNRHDGCEWIASLTHYVGNFNAPLFGIPPNNRLVLLRSGEFYRVDDGRIGEAKLILDLVDLLRQTGQSPIPHVLGNEMLYPGPATHDGVLPGNRDRGETSMQLINAMLADLHEYDPETYSSAKQTGINGYWHEDMLWYGPGGIGSSYRWAGFQKDHRIPFLTAFPDREGGNRFCEFGDGDYAALGGWPAMSMTHKGEYLGVEPTGSKLTLRVMDFYRCADGKIAENWVLLDYMDLLDQMGVDVLAQVRGPDPTV, from the coding sequence ATGCGCTCGTTCGTTCAGCCGGACGTGGTTTGGGATGTCTGCTTTCCGCTCAATTGCCTGAACGGAATCGATGCCGTCATGAACGAGTTCGTGACGCCCATACGCCGGTCCCTTGACGGTGTGCGCCGGCGCGACGAAATATTCATAGGGAGCCGGAATCGGCACGACGGTTGCGAATGGATAGCGTCCCTTACCCACTATGTCGGTAATTTCAATGCGCCGTTGTTCGGAATCCCTCCGAACAACCGGCTGGTACTGCTGCGATCGGGCGAGTTCTACCGTGTCGATGACGGTCGCATAGGCGAAGCGAAGCTGATACTCGACCTGGTCGACCTCTTGCGCCAGACGGGACAGTCGCCCATCCCGCATGTCCTCGGCAACGAAATGCTCTACCCGGGTCCGGCAACGCATGACGGTGTGCTGCCGGGCAATCGCGATCGCGGTGAAACCAGCATGCAACTCATCAACGCAATGCTTGCCGACCTGCACGAATACGACCCGGAAACGTACTCCTCGGCCAAGCAGACCGGTATCAACGGCTATTGGCACGAAGACATGCTGTGGTATGGCCCGGGCGGGATCGGGTCCAGTTACCGCTGGGCCGGATTCCAGAAAGATCACAGGATTCCGTTTCTGACCGCGTTTCCCGATCGCGAGGGAGGCAACAGGTTCTGCGAGTTCGGTGACGGCGACTATGCTGCTCTTGGCGGCTGGCCGGCGATGTCGATGACCCACAAGGGCGAATACCTGGGCGTCGAGCCTACCGGAAGCAAACTGACGCTCCGGGTCATGGACTTCTACCGCTGCGCCGACGGTAAGATCGCCGAGAACTGGGTGCTGCTAGACTACATGGACCTGCTGGACCAGATGGGCGTCGATGTACTGGCGCAGGTCCGGGGGCCTGACCCCACGGTGTAG
- a CDS encoding TonB-dependent receptor — protein MLGSSDTITGGEMSARRILTWGASAAALTVLSFSPAVAQDDLALEEIVVTAQKRAEDVQDVPIAITALTAQELERSGIQDITRLSAITPGFTFNRSGGDARPSIRGVSTENIQATGDPTIGFFVDEVYQSRTFMAMAHFVDVERLEVLRGPQGTLFGRNTLGGAISVFSREPTDEFDAFLAVNVGNYARGRVEGAVNFPLSDTFAVRIAAMIDNANGYLKNSAGQDLYDRDDQFARVSLRFTPNDRLDIVARASIARQEGIGPGAYGYTSLGTYRTPDTGRIALPQHGGVSYPFQGIPNGDGIADVDFPGDAGGAVDLGFPVLSNFDEVAFNTDSWVYTNDKSFSLNVEYDFGPVVLKSITARNDVEYQRFYDGDLSDVFETLTLTFSTFGSIQGQIDDFENFSQEIQLASNTDGPYQWVAGLFWLQDELEEFYLWGLENDHPTANDYKAVFGAFAADLFYNTNNGQEFTGYFFPIVGSDGRIDVDSQAIFGQGSYAFSDQWRATVGVRSTRDEKALTDGTLSVDFDAVTTRLGVEYASSDDTMFYASRSTGFLSGGLNTALEAGTPQESVDEQTNTAWEFGVKSRFRDGLAQLNVALFRNDIEDVIVQIPGASLSTIRVNGGTVEVTGLEAELKLLLSANARVDVAFSMMDSELSNFVVRNPWIGAPGMPAVENTVDLSGNNVGQTPDFTATVVASYDFDLGDRGSLTPQIQYAYSDGYFNDDFNSDVGYQDAYGMLDFRLFWASADGQWRAQAFVENATDEEVITRSVLTKYTAFDASVWGEFAPPRMYGLSVSYNF, from the coding sequence ATGTTGGGTTCATCCGACACGATAACGGGAGGAGAAATGTCCGCACGAAGAATCCTGACGTGGGGCGCGAGCGCTGCCGCTCTCACGGTATTGTCCTTCAGTCCTGCCGTCGCGCAGGACGACCTTGCACTGGAGGAAATTGTCGTAACGGCACAGAAACGGGCCGAGGATGTCCAGGATGTGCCGATCGCGATCACGGCGCTGACGGCCCAGGAACTTGAGCGATCGGGAATCCAGGACATCACGCGACTGAGTGCGATAACTCCGGGGTTCACTTTCAACCGGTCCGGCGGAGATGCCCGACCCAGCATTCGCGGCGTTTCTACCGAAAACATCCAGGCGACCGGCGACCCCACGATCGGGTTTTTCGTTGACGAGGTCTACCAGAGCCGGACCTTCATGGCAATGGCGCACTTCGTTGACGTCGAGCGCCTGGAGGTGTTGCGCGGGCCGCAAGGCACGCTGTTCGGCCGAAATACGCTGGGCGGCGCCATCTCGGTTTTCTCAAGGGAACCCACCGATGAGTTCGACGCGTTTCTCGCGGTGAATGTCGGAAATTATGCGCGCGGGCGAGTCGAGGGTGCGGTCAATTTCCCGCTGTCCGATACGTTCGCGGTTCGGATCGCGGCCATGATAGACAACGCCAACGGTTATCTGAAGAATTCGGCCGGTCAGGACCTGTACGACCGCGACGATCAGTTCGCGCGCGTATCGTTGCGGTTTACGCCGAACGACAGGCTGGACATCGTCGCCCGCGCCTCGATAGCGCGGCAGGAAGGGATTGGCCCCGGCGCCTACGGCTATACAAGCCTGGGCACGTACCGCACGCCCGATACGGGCCGGATCGCGCTGCCACAGCACGGCGGCGTGAGCTATCCGTTTCAGGGCATTCCCAATGGAGACGGTATAGCGGATGTTGATTTTCCCGGTGACGCCGGCGGTGCCGTGGACCTTGGTTTTCCCGTACTTTCGAACTTCGACGAAGTCGCGTTCAACACGGATTCATGGGTCTACACCAACGACAAGTCGTTCAGCCTGAACGTGGAGTACGACTTCGGCCCCGTCGTGCTGAAGTCGATTACCGCACGGAACGACGTCGAGTACCAGCGGTTCTATGACGGCGATCTGTCGGATGTGTTCGAAACGCTCACGCTGACGTTTTCGACCTTCGGCAGCATTCAGGGCCAGATTGACGATTTTGAGAACTTCAGCCAGGAGATCCAACTGGCGTCAAACACCGACGGGCCATACCAGTGGGTTGCCGGCCTGTTCTGGCTCCAGGACGAACTGGAGGAGTTTTACCTTTGGGGCCTCGAAAACGATCATCCCACGGCGAATGACTACAAGGCGGTTTTCGGCGCCTTTGCGGCGGACCTGTTCTACAACACGAACAATGGTCAGGAGTTCACCGGATACTTTTTCCCGATCGTCGGGTCCGACGGCCGCATCGACGTCGATTCGCAGGCCATTTTCGGACAGGGAAGCTACGCATTCAGCGATCAGTGGCGTGCAACGGTGGGTGTTCGCAGCACCCGCGACGAGAAGGCTCTGACCGACGGCACGCTGAGTGTGGACTTCGACGCGGTTACAACCCGCCTGGGCGTCGAATATGCGTCCTCCGATGACACGATGTTTTACGCCAGCCGCAGTACGGGCTTTCTGTCCGGCGGGCTGAACACGGCGCTGGAGGCAGGCACGCCGCAGGAATCGGTCGACGAGCAGACGAATACGGCCTGGGAGTTCGGCGTGAAGTCCCGCTTCCGGGATGGCCTGGCGCAACTAAATGTGGCCCTCTTCAGGAATGATATTGAAGACGTGATCGTGCAGATTCCCGGCGCCAGCCTGTCGACGATTCGAGTGAACGGCGGAACAGTCGAAGTCACGGGACTGGAAGCGGAGTTGAAGCTGTTGCTGTCCGCCAACGCTCGTGTCGACGTGGCATTCTCGATGATGGATTCCGAACTCAGCAATTTTGTGGTAAGAAACCCCTGGATTGGCGCACCCGGAATGCCGGCAGTAGAGAACACGGTGGATCTCAGCGGAAACAACGTCGGGCAAACTCCCGACTTCACGGCGACCGTCGTCGCGAGTTATGACTTCGATCTCGGTGATAGGGGCAGCCTGACGCCGCAAATTCAGTATGCGTACAGCGACGGCTACTTCAACGACGATTTCAACTCCGACGTCGGGTATCAGGATGCCTACGGAATGCTCGATTTCCGGCTTTTCTGGGCCTCGGCGGATGGACAGTGGAGGGCGCAGGCCTTTGTCGAGAACGCGACCGATGAAGAAGTCATCACCCGATCCGTACTGACCAAGTACACGGCGTTCGACGCAAGCGTCTGGGGCGAGTTCGCGCCGCCGCGCATGTACGGACTGTCCGTAAGCTACAACTTCTGA